The sequence TGGCGAGCGGTACGGGCGTCGCGCTGACACTGCGGCCCAAGGAGTACGCCCTCCTGGAACTCCTCGCCCGCTCCCCCGGCCGCGTCTTCTCCGCCGAGCAGTTGCTGGAGCAGATCTGGGGAGCGTCCTGGCAGCAGTCCGCGACCGTGATCGAGCACGTGTACCGGCTGCGCGGAAAACTCGCCCGACTCCCGGTGCCCGCCCCGAGGATCACCACGGTGCGCGGCTACGGGTACCGCCTCGATCCCTGAGAGCCGCCGTGTCCACGACCAGTCCGTCGAGCAGCCCGTCGAACAGTCCGTCGAGTGATCCATCGGGCGGCCCCTACTCCGTCCCGGATTTCCGGCAGCTCTTCGAATGCGCGCTCTCCCCGTTGCTCATCCTGGCCCCGGACTTCGTCATCGTGGAGGTCAACCGCGCCTATCTCACGGCCACGGGCAGAGAGCGGGACATCGTAGGGCGCCTCATCTTCGACGTGTTCCCCGACAACCCGGACGACCCCTCGGCCGACGGCGTCGCCAACCTGCGCCGGTCGCTGGAGACGGTGGTGGGCACGGCCCGGACGGACACCATGGCGCTGCAGCGGTACGACATCCCGACGGGCGAGGACGCCGACGGCGGGACCGGTTTCGTCGAGCGCTGGTGGAGCCCGGTCAACACCCCGGTCCTCGACACCGAGGGCCGGGTGACGCACATCATCCACCGGGTCGAGGACGTCACCGAGTTCGTGCTGGTGCGACGGGCCGGACGTGAGAAGGAACGAGCCGCCGCCGAGGAACGGACCCGCGCGGAGGGCATGGAGATCGACCTGTTCGTCCGCGCGCGGGAGATCCGGGAGGTCAACGAGCAGTTGCGGCGGCTCAACGGCGACCTCGACGCGGCGGGACGCCGGCTGCGGGAGGAACAGCGCGCCAAGGACCGGTTCATCGCGACGCTCTCGCACGAACTGCGCAACCCCCTGGCCGCCGCCACCGCTGCGACCGAACTGCTGGCTCTCGACACACCCGGCGGCCATCCCGCCCTGGCCGTCCTGGAACGGCAGCTGGGCATCCTGGCCCGGATGAGCAACGACCTGCTGGACGGCACCCGCGCGGTGACCGGACGGCTGGAGCTGGTGCCCGAACGGATGGACCTGCGCTCGGCCGTCGAGAGTGCCTGCGCCGACATCCGGGGCCTGTTCGGACACGAGGGACGCGTGCTGGACGTGCGGCTGCCCGACGATCCGGTGCTCGTGGACGGCGACCGGCTGCGGCTGGCCCAGGTACTGACCAACCTCCTGTCCAACGCGCTCAAGTACACGCTGCCGGGCGGCCGTACGGCCATACACCTGTCGGCCGGGGAGGGGCAGGCGCGGCTCAGCGTCCAGGACGACGGGATCGGTTTCGAACCCGCGCAGGCCGAGGAACTGTTCGGGGTGTTCATGCGGGCCGCCCCCGCCGGGCCCCAGACCCCGGAGGGTCTCGGCCTAGGTCTCTCGGTGGTCCGCACCATCGTCG is a genomic window of Streptomyces sp. NBC_00414 containing:
- a CDS encoding hybrid sensor histidine kinase/response regulator — protein: MSTTSPSSSPSNSPSSDPSGGPYSVPDFRQLFECALSPLLILAPDFVIVEVNRAYLTATGRERDIVGRLIFDVFPDNPDDPSADGVANLRRSLETVVGTARTDTMALQRYDIPTGEDADGGTGFVERWWSPVNTPVLDTEGRVTHIIHRVEDVTEFVLVRRAGREKERAAAEERTRAEGMEIDLFVRAREIREVNEQLRRLNGDLDAAGRRLREEQRAKDRFIATLSHELRNPLAAATAATELLALDTPGGHPALAVLERQLGILARMSNDLLDGTRAVTGRLELVPERMDLRSAVESACADIRGLFGHEGRVLDVRLPDDPVLVDGDRLRLAQVLTNLLSNALKYTLPGGRTAIHLSAGEGQARLSVQDDGIGFEPAQAEELFGVFMRAAPAGPQTPEGLGLGLSVVRTIVELHGGRISAHSDGPGTGASFTALLPLAEPGDAPPPARPVTARRGRRQLAVLVVEDNTDLAATYRTLLDRQGHHVTVVHTGADAVTAAESRLFDVVVCDLGLPDMDGYEVARTVRSRPQGASLRLIAVSGFSRGTDRARSREAGFDAHLAKPLPLADLLDLLEP